A stretch of DNA from Streptomyces gobiensis:
CTGCCCGTGGGTAGAAACGGGTAGAGCTGAGCCAACCCGCCGCTCCTCGTACCCGAAGAGCCCGAAGAGGGAGACCAGCGATCGCCGTGAAGCGTGGTAAGCAGCCCTTCGAACTGCCGGACTTCTACACGCCGTACCCTGCCCGCCTCAATCCCCACCTCGATGAGGCGCGAAGCCACTCCAGGCAGTGGGCCCGCGACATGGGAATGCTGGAGGGGTCGGGGATCTGGGACCAGGCCGACCTCGACGCACACGACTACGCGCTGCTGTGCGCCTACACCCACCCGGACGCGACCGGCCCCGACCTGTCGCTCGTGACCGACTGGTACGTCTGGGTCTTCTTCTTCGATGACCATTTCCTGGAGCTGTTCAAGCGGTCGAACGACCGGCAGGGCGGCAAGGCATATCTGGACCGGCTGCCCGCGTTCATGCCCATGGACCCCGGCGCGGAAGCGATGCCCGAGCCGGAGAACCCGGTCGAGGCCGGGCTGGCCGACCTGTGGGCCCGTACCGTGCCCGCGATGTCCCAGAAGTGGCGGGCGCGGTTCGCCGAAGCCACCCGGAATCTCCTCAACGAGTCTCTGTGGGAGCTGTCCAACATCAACGCGGGCCGCGTCCCCAACCCCGTTGAGTACATCGAGATGCGCCGCAAGGTCGGCGGCGCGCCCTGGTCCGCCGGGCTCGTCGAGTACGCGGCGCACGCCGAGGTGCCCGACGCGGTCGCGGACTCCCGGCCGCTGCGGGTGCTGCGGGACGCCTTCTGCGACGGGGTGCACCTGCGCAACGACCTGTTCTCGTACCAGCGCGAGACCCAGGACGAGGGCGAGCTCAGCAACGGCGTGCTCGTCCTGGAGACCTTCCTCAACTGCACCACCCAGGAAGCGGCGGACGCGGTCAATGATCTGCTGACCTCCCGCCTCCAGCAGTTCGAGCACACGGCCCTCACCGAGCTGGCCCCGCTCTTCGCGGAGAAGGGCGTGGGCCCCGGCCAGGCCGCGGACGTGACGGCGTATGTGAAAGGGCTCCAGGACTGGCAGTCGGGCGGCCACGAGTGGCATATGCGCTCCAGCCGCTATATGAACGAGAAGCCACGCCAGGCAGCCGCCAGCCCCGCCGCGAGCCCACTTCCCGGGCCGACCGGGCTCGGCACCTCGGCCGCCACCCTGGTGGTGCCCACCACCCGCAGGGCCGAGACGGCCAGGGCGCGCGGCTTCAGCCACATTCCGTACGGCCGGGTGGGTCCCTCCCAACTGCCCGACTTCACTATGCCGTTCAAGACCCGACTCAGCCCACACCTGGAGCCCGCCCGCCGGAACATCGTCGCGTGGGCGTACCGCATGGGCATCCTCGAGCCCCAGCCCGGCATCCCCGGCTCGCACGTCTGGGACGAGGAACGGCTCGTGGACTACGACCTGCCGCTGTGCGCGGCGGGCATCCACCCGGACGCGTCCCCCGCCGAACTCGACATCAGCTCGGGCTGGCTGGCCTGGGGCACCTACGGCGACGACTACTACCCGGCGGTCTTCGGCCGCACCCGCGACTTGGCCGGCGCGAAGGTGTGCACCGACCGGCTCTCCTCCTTCATGCCGCTGGAGACCCCCGATACGCCCGCGCTCGCCCCCGCCAACGCGCTGGAGCGCGGCCTCGCCGACCTCTGGGCCCGTACGGCCGGTCCGATGACGCTCCCGGCGCGGCGCACCTTCCGCACCTCGGTCGAGGTGATGGCCGACAGCTGGCTGTGGGAGCTGGCGAACCAGGCGCAGAACCGCATCCCCGACCCGGTCGACTACATGGAGATGCGGCGACTGACCTTCGGCTCCGACCTGACGACGAGCCTGTGCAGGCTGGCGCACGGAAGCAGCGTCCCCGAGGAGGTCTACGGCAGCGGCATCATGAAGTCGCTGGAGAACGCGGCCATGGACTTCGCCTGCCTGATCAACGACGTGTTCTCGTACCAGAAGGAGATCGAGTTCGAGGGCGAGGTGCACAACGCGATCCTCGTCATCCAGAACTTCTTCGACTGCGACTACCCCACCGGGGTGGCCATCACCGGCGACCTGATGAACGGGCGCATGAGCCAGTTCCAGCACGTCGTCACAGAGGAACTGCCCGTGCTGTACGAGGACTTCAACCTCGGACCGAAGGCGCGGGAGGCCCTGCAGGGCTATGTGCGGGACCTGGAGAACTGGATCTCCGGCATCCTCACCTGGCACCGCGACTGCCGTCGCTATACGGAGGCCGACCTCCAGCGGCACCACTCCACACCCCCAAAGCTGCCATCGCCACTCCGGCCACCCTCGGGCCTCGGCACCTCAGCAGCACGGATCGCGTGCGCGCGGTAATCGCACGGTAATCCGGTAACCGCGGCAACCACTGGGCTTCGGGAAGGTGAGCGCGCGCCGGGCCGCTGATCCCGGCTGCGCACGATGCGCGGTTCGGCGGGGGCGACGGAGAATGGAGGGGAGCAGGCCGGTGGGAAGACGGCCTGCCGGAAGGCGGTGATCACTGATGGCCTATGTCGCCGTAAGCGCGCTCAGCCAGGCCGGGATGGTCCGCGCGCACAACGAGGACAGCCTGGTCATCGGGCCGTGGACGCTCTGCGGCACCGAGACCGAGAGCCCCCAGACGCTGCTGTTTCCGCTCGGTACCCCGCTCGTTGTCGCGGTGGCCGACGGGCTCGGCGGGCACCCGGGCGGGGAAGTGGCGAGCGCGCTGGTCGTGCGCCGACTGGCGAAGGTCGGGCCTCTGCTCAATGACGAGACCGCCGTGCGTGCTGTCGTGGACGCCTGCAATGAGGCGGTGTACAGCGCTGCTGCGGACAATCCGAAGTTGATC
This window harbors:
- a CDS encoding family 2 encapsulin nanocompartment cargo protein terpene cyclase, whose product is MKRGKQPFELPDFYTPYPARLNPHLDEARSHSRQWARDMGMLEGSGIWDQADLDAHDYALLCAYTHPDATGPDLSLVTDWYVWVFFFDDHFLELFKRSNDRQGGKAYLDRLPAFMPMDPGAEAMPEPENPVEAGLADLWARTVPAMSQKWRARFAEATRNLLNESLWELSNINAGRVPNPVEYIEMRRKVGGAPWSAGLVEYAAHAEVPDAVADSRPLRVLRDAFCDGVHLRNDLFSYQRETQDEGELSNGVLVLETFLNCTTQEAADAVNDLLTSRLQQFEHTALTELAPLFAEKGVGPGQAADVTAYVKGLQDWQSGGHEWHMRSSRYMNEKPRQAAASPAASPLPGPTGLGTSAATLVVPTTRRAETARARGFSHIPYGRVGPSQLPDFTMPFKTRLSPHLEPARRNIVAWAYRMGILEPQPGIPGSHVWDEERLVDYDLPLCAAGIHPDASPAELDISSGWLAWGTYGDDYYPAVFGRTRDLAGAKVCTDRLSSFMPLETPDTPALAPANALERGLADLWARTAGPMTLPARRTFRTSVEVMADSWLWELANQAQNRIPDPVDYMEMRRLTFGSDLTTSLCRLAHGSSVPEEVYGSGIMKSLENAAMDFACLINDVFSYQKEIEFEGEVHNAILVIQNFFDCDYPTGVAITGDLMNGRMSQFQHVVTEELPVLYEDFNLGPKAREALQGYVRDLENWISGILTWHRDCRRYTEADLQRHHSTPPKLPSPLRPPSGLGTSAARIACAR